CAATTGCCCAGAGTCCGTCGTCGACGAGAGGCTTGGCCATATGCGTGTCCTCCATGACACCCGGTGTCGTCGCATCCTGCAACACCCTGGCTATCGGCACTCTTCGTCATTGTTTATGAAGTTCTTTTAGGGACTCTAAATCAACCACTTTGTTTTTTTGGGGGCGGCGTTTGCTCTTCAAGTCGCAGACCCGCCGTGGTGGGCCTCGTGTCTCAGGTCGAAAACCGCTGCGGCGGGCCTCAAGCCATCGGGTTTGCGCTCAATTGCGGTCGTTTGCGCATCAAAAAAAATCTCTGCCATCTGCGGTTCACCGTCGCCCTGCATTCCGAATTCCGCATTGCCCTCCATCACTACGGACTCAGAATCTCATCCACCAGGCATTGGATGTCGCCGGCATCGACGGTGCAGTCGCCGTTGCAATCGCGCAGGGGTTGGCCATTGGTGCAGACCGGACGCCCAGCGGGCGTACCGGGGCAGATGTCACAGGCGTCCCCCGCGCCGTCGTTGTCCGAGTCTTCCTGGCCGGCATCCTCGATCAGCGGGCAGATATCCGTCGCGTCGGGCACGCCATCGCCGTCGAAGTCCGACTCCAACGGAAAAACGTATACAGCGCCGGAATCCGCGGCGCCGCCGATGCACTGAGTGCCGTTCACCCCCGTGGCCAGGCTGTCTTCCAGATCCGCCCCGATCACCACAATATTGCCCGACACGGCCACCGAAGTGCCGAGCTTGTCGCCCGCGCCGGTGTTCGAAACCTTGACGTAGGCCTGCTGGCTCCAGGTCGCGCCGCTGCGCGCGAACAGGTATGCCGCGCCGGCATTGGTGGCCGTGTTGTCGGCCTGATTACCGTCGATGCCCGTCGCGTTGCTGTCTTCTTCGTTTGCCCCGATTGTTAGGGTGTCGCCTGAGATTGACAAAGCGATGCCAAACAAGTCGCCGGTGCCGGTGTTGGACGCCTTGAGATACGCCTGCTGGCTCCATACTCCGCCGTCGCGGAAAAAGACGTATGCCGCGCCGGAATCAGCGGAACTCTCGTCGACCTGGTTGCCATCCACGCCCGTGGCGGCGCTGTCCTCTTGATCCGCCCCGACCACCACCGTATCGCCCGACACGGCCACCGAGCCGCCCATGAAGTCGCCCGCACCGGTGTTCGACGCCTTGAGATAGGCCTGCTGACTCCAAACTCCGCCGTCGCGCACGAACACGTACGCCGCTCCGGAATCAGCGGCACTGTTGTCGAGCTGGTCGCCATCCACTCCCGTGGCGGCGCTGTCCTCTTGACTCGCCCCGACCACCACCGTGTCGCCCGACACGGCCAACGAGACGCCGAAGAAGTCGCTGACGCCGGTGTTGGACGCCTTAAGGTAGGCCTGCTGGCTCCAGATTCCGCCATCGCGGACGAACACATACGCCGCGCCGGCCTGCACAGCGCTGTTGCTGGCCTGATTGCCATCCACGCCGGTGGCTGAGCTGTCCTCCTGTTTCGCTCCGACGACCACGGTGTCGCCCGACACGGCCACCGCGCTACCGAACGAGTCGAACCCGTCGGTGTTCGACGCCTTTAGGTAGGCCTGCTGGCTCCAGGCGGTGCCGCTCCGGACGAAGACATACGCCGCGCCGGAATTCGGCTCACTATTGTCGGCCTGATTGCCGTCTATGCCCGTGGCGCCGCTGTCCTCCTGTTCCGCTCCGACCACGATCGTATCGCCCGACACGGCCACCGA
The sequence above is a segment of the Phycisphaerae bacterium genome. Coding sequences within it:
- a CDS encoding FG-GAP repeat protein translates to MNARVAIALVAAILVSFGPRPMVHPCRADDHVPDSLSASDWSGIRAAFEANRHAAFAVEGGYQVRNPGQAWQTRFDGRGFLTTPDAGGWTWGLELIRYGVEREEQLLVTPSCDEVRGGRINYQWNEALTEWYVNDPRGLEHGYTVHCRSTSSAGPLHFILAVRGSLYPRVSYDGRAVSFVDATGAAVVNYSGLTVFDADGAAVPAWFELAAEGLRLNVDDRAARYPLTIDPIAQQAYLKASNTGGGDQFGYSVAASGNTIVVGAPFEDSNASGVNGNQADESLGSSGAAYVFVRSGGSWSQQAYLKASNPTSFDYFGISVAVSGDTIVVGAEQEDSGATGIDGNQADNSEPNSGAAYVFVRSGTAWSQQAYLKASNTDGFDSFGSAVAVSGDTVVVGAKQEDSSATGVDGNQASNSAVQAGAAYVFVRDGGIWSQQAYLKASNTGVSDFFGVSLAVSGDTVVVGASQEDSAATGVDGDQLDNSAADSGAAYVFVRDGGVWSQQAYLKASNTGAGDFMGGSVAVSGDTVVVGADQEDSAATGVDGNQVDESSADSGAAYVFFRDGGVWSQQAYLKASNTGTGDLFGIALSISGDTLTIGANEEDSNATGIDGNQADNTATNAGAAYLFARSGATWSQQAYVKVSNTGAGDKLGTSVAVSGNIVVIGADLEDSLATGVNGTQCIGGAADSGAVYVFPLESDFDGDGVPDATDICPLIEDAGQEDSDNDGAGDACDICPGTPAGRPVCTNGQPLRDCNGDCTVDAGDIQCLVDEILSP